The Salminus brasiliensis chromosome 8, fSalBra1.hap2, whole genome shotgun sequence genome has a window encoding:
- the LOC140561376 gene encoding cation channel sperm-associated protein 4-like, whose protein sequence is MSDRQKKKKKEEVREEKALLSPSRQNQKHLAMLKVDQSVMEEVEEPGEGFMELLHENTEYNIGNYISAMFQYIVEHPIVQFLILVIALLNCIIISVQTNSRIAKDHETAFLIWEWIIFTAFISEIVLKFTYGFRIFWMSGWNVLDFLVSLGLMVGYRFLPPSQNRIIRTLRLFRSVRLFAFSEGFSRALNSIARSMSALLNIFILIMCFMVMFGLCGVMLFGDEVPSAFGDFPTALYTLFICITQNGWFKIYYGFKGVDEALRYAALVYFFIFIFSCGFIFLNFFSSVIITNQELAVETDSTKSEEDESQKDLVHVDEVVAKTSMTQRQTPWHDSCLTNLTLENFENLVLLREAIDRNEKEFQEIRQKLIKIVEEVRNLPVNKERELQAQREKEMATTLTDNLLGDDIASGQAGDILSTFIALEEANLLDSRTTTDVFGEGLVQEGIRRLAREAVTDSLLRSKSSVMSVTHSN, encoded by the exons ATGAGCGATCgccaaaagaagaagaagaaggaggaagtaagagaggagaaagcccttCTGTCTCCCAGCAGACAGAACCAGAAGCACCTCGCCATGCTCAAGGTGGACCAG tccgtgatggaggaagtggaggaacCAGGAGAGGGCTTCATGGAGCTGCTCCACGAAAat ACGGAGTACAACATTGGAAACTACATCTCTGCAATGTTCCAGTATATTGTGGAGCACCCAATTGTCCAGTTCCTCATCCTGGTCATTGCACTCCTCAACTGCATCATCATCAGCGTCCAGACCAACTCGAGGATTGCCAAG GACCATGAGACTGCATTCCTGATCTGGGAGTGGATCATCTTCACCGCTTTCATTTCAGAGATTGTTCTCAAGTTCACCTACGGTTTCAGGATTTTCTGGatg agtgggtggaatgtcctggatttcttggtcagtctgGGTCTGATGGTGGGGTACAGATTCTTGCCCCCAAGCCAAAATAGGATCATCAg aacgctgcgactctttcggagtgtaaggctgtttgctttttccGAGGGATTTTCCAGAGCACTCAACAGCATCGCCCGTTCcatgtctgcactgctgaacatcttcatcctcatcatgtGCTTCATGGTG atgtttggcctgtgtggagtgatgctgtttggGGATGAAGTTCCATCGGCTTTTGGAGACTTCCCTACAGCCCTGTacactctgttcatctgcatcacccagaatggctggtttaaaatctactatggatttaaggg tgtggatgaagCACTTCGCTATGCTGCGTTGgtgtacttcttcatcttcatcttcagctgtgggttcatcttccttaacttttttagttctgtgattatcaccaatcaagaactagctgtggaaacggattccactaag tcagaagaagatgaatcccagaaggatctggtacatgtggatgaagtggtcgcaaaaaccagcatgacccagcgcCAGACACCGTGGCACGACAGCTGCCTGACGAACCTGACTCTGGAGAACTTTGAGAATCTCGTCCTGTTAAGAGAAGCCATCGACAGGAATGAGAAAGAGTTCCAGGAGATTCGTCAGAAGTTGATAAA gattgtggaagaggtccgaaacctgcccgtcaataaagagcgggagctccaggcccagagggaaaaagagatggctaccaccttgacggacaacttgttgggtgatgacatcgcctctggccaggctggagatattctgtccactttcatcgctctggaagag gcCAACCTTCTGGATTCACGGACAACAACTGACGTGTTTGGTGAAGGTTTGGTGCAGGAAGGGATTCGCAGGCTGGCCAGAGAAGCTGTGACCGATTCCCTGTTGCGCAGCAAGTCTTCAGTAATGTCCGTGACCCATAGTAATTAA